Proteins co-encoded in one Campylobacter concisus genomic window:
- the ilvA gene encoding threonine ammonia-lyase, with translation MVSLNKIIQAKITIGHFVNKTPFALSAKLSKNLGASIYLKEENLQRTGAYKIRGAYNKIASLSDEERKRGVVAASAGNHAQGVAISAKEFGVHACIIMPESTPLLKVAGTKDLGAEVILKGDNFDEAYAFAVNYAKDKGMTFVHPFNDEYVMAGQGTVGLEMLDEISDLDIVIVPVGGGGLASGVASCIKQVNPKTKVICVGAKGAPAMFNSYGAKKSINSKSVRTIADGIAVRDASEITLANIIECVDEFVQVDDEEIATAILFLLETQKIVVEGAGAAGVAALMHDKIKFKKGAKIGVVLSGGNIDVQVLSIIIEKGLIKSHRKMTLQITLVDKPGALMSLTDSLKSANANIVKIDYDRFSTRLDYGDASITITLETKGLEHQEKIKEVLTKNGFSFTQLF, from the coding sequence ATGGTTTCACTAAATAAAATCATCCAAGCAAAGATTACGATCGGTCATTTCGTAAATAAAACTCCATTTGCTCTGAGTGCAAAACTTAGTAAAAATTTGGGAGCAAGCATCTATCTAAAAGAGGAAAATTTACAACGAACTGGAGCTTATAAAATAAGAGGCGCATATAATAAAATAGCTAGCCTAAGTGACGAAGAGAGAAAGCGTGGAGTCGTGGCTGCAAGTGCTGGCAATCATGCTCAAGGTGTAGCGATAAGTGCGAAAGAATTTGGCGTGCATGCTTGTATCATCATGCCAGAATCAACCCCGCTTTTAAAGGTTGCTGGTACGAAAGACCTTGGTGCAGAAGTTATTTTAAAAGGTGATAATTTCGATGAGGCGTATGCTTTTGCAGTTAATTACGCCAAAGATAAGGGTATGACCTTTGTTCATCCATTTAACGACGAGTACGTCATGGCGGGGCAGGGCACTGTTGGGCTTGAGATGCTTGATGAGATAAGCGATCTTGATATAGTCATCGTCCCAGTTGGCGGCGGCGGATTAGCTAGCGGTGTGGCAAGCTGTATAAAACAAGTTAATCCAAAGACAAAAGTAATCTGTGTCGGTGCAAAAGGTGCTCCAGCGATGTTTAATAGCTATGGCGCTAAAAAGAGCATAAACTCAAAATCAGTCCGCACCATAGCTGACGGTATCGCTGTGCGTGATGCGAGCGAAATCACGCTGGCAAATATTATTGAGTGTGTTGATGAGTTTGTGCAAGTTGATGACGAGGAGATCGCAACTGCGATTTTGTTTTTACTAGAGACGCAAAAGATCGTTGTGGAAGGAGCTGGCGCAGCTGGTGTGGCAGCACTCATGCATGATAAGATCAAATTTAAAAAAGGTGCAAAGATAGGCGTGGTGCTAAGTGGTGGAAATATCGACGTACAGGTACTTTCTATCATCATCGAAAAAGGTCTTATCAAGTCTCACCGCAAGATGACTTTGCAAATAACGCTTGTGGATAAGCCAGGAGCGCTCATGAGTCTAACTGATAGCCTAAAATCAGCAAACGCAAACATCGTCAAAATCGACTACGATCGCTTCTCAACAAGGCTTGATTATGGCGATGCAAGCATTACGATCACGCTTGAGACAAAGGGTCTTGAGCATCAAGAAAAGATCAAAGAAGTTCTTACTAAGAACGGTTTTTCTTTTACTCAACTATTTTAA
- the trmA gene encoding tRNA (uridine(54)-C5)-methyltransferase TrmA, producing MDCNYLKECGSCTLFTPYDEQILFKTDLVKQNFSEFYDGEFDVFSSTPKHYRTRAEFGIWHEGSKLSYTMHASEKGKKVFIDDCPKVCEQISELMPSLLYGLQENEILRAKLFGVEFISCKSGILVTLLYHKKLDNEFEVAMKILASKLDVTILARSRGQKLLSGELNLIDELDVGGEIYKFSLSENAFIQPNRAVNEKMIAWAKECVQGGADLLELYCGHGNFTIPLSFKFKNVLATEISKSSIANALKNCELNKAKNIKFLRMDADELMSAFAGVREFNRLKDINLSDFNFSHVLVDPPRAGLSESVVNFIKNFKNIIYISCNPETLKENLSELCKSHKVIKFAIFDQFANTHHIECGVLLRAKE from the coding sequence TTGGATTGCAATTATTTAAAAGAGTGCGGCTCTTGCACTCTTTTTACTCCTTACGATGAGCAAATTTTATTTAAAACTGACCTTGTAAAACAAAATTTTTCAGAGTTTTATGATGGCGAGTTTGATGTTTTTAGCTCAACACCAAAACACTACCGCACGAGAGCTGAGTTTGGTATCTGGCATGAAGGCAGCAAGCTTAGCTACACGATGCATGCAAGCGAAAAGGGTAAAAAGGTCTTTATAGATGATTGTCCAAAGGTTTGCGAGCAAATTTCAGAGCTTATGCCAAGCTTGCTTTATGGCTTACAAGAGAACGAAATACTGCGCGCAAAGCTTTTTGGAGTGGAATTTATCTCTTGTAAAAGCGGTATTTTGGTTACACTTCTTTATCACAAAAAGCTTGATAATGAGTTTGAAGTGGCTATGAAAATTCTAGCCAGCAAGCTTGACGTTACCATACTTGCCAGATCTCGTGGGCAAAAGCTACTAAGTGGTGAGCTAAATTTGATCGATGAGCTAGACGTTGGCGGTGAAATTTATAAATTTAGCCTAAGTGAGAATGCCTTTATCCAGCCAAATAGAGCCGTAAATGAAAAGATGATTGCTTGGGCAAAAGAGTGCGTGCAAGGCGGTGCTGACCTCCTTGAGCTCTACTGCGGACATGGAAATTTTACTATTCCGCTTTCGTTTAAATTTAAAAACGTTCTCGCCACTGAAATTTCAAAGAGCTCGATCGCAAATGCCCTTAAAAACTGTGAGCTAAACAAGGCTAAAAACATCAAATTTTTGCGTATGGATGCTGATGAGCTTATGAGCGCATTTGCTGGCGTTAGGGAATTTAATAGACTAAAGGATATAAATTTAAGCGACTTTAACTTCTCTCACGTCCTTGTTGATCCACCCCGTGCAGGACTCAGCGAAAGTGTTGTAAATTTCATCAAAAATTTTAAAAACATCATCTATATCTCGTGCAATCCAGAGACTCTAAAAGAAAATTTAAGCGAGCTTTGTAAAAGCCATAAAGTGATAAAATTTGCCATTTTTGATCAGTTTGCAAATACTCATCACATCGAGTGTGGCGTGCTACTAAGGGCAAAAGAATAA